One region of Pseudomonas sp. B21-040 genomic DNA includes:
- a CDS encoding LysR family transcriptional regulator translates to METLANLECFARSAETGSFSAAARLLALTPAAVSRNVAMLERNLGVRLFQRSTRKLSLTEAGERFLASIGGNLEALQAAISAVNSDRGEPAGVLKVSLAPTFGIGHILPLLPAFLEQYPLIRPEWHFENRPVDLIAEGYDAAIGGGFELTPGVVSRTLASAHVVAVASPAYLAVHPEPAHPADLSRHSGIVMRGSRTGRIRHWVMQDGAGREASADLSENIVLNDPAAMREAAILGLGVTLLVLPDVIANLQRGELVRLLPHWHADAGPISLYYPSRTLMPAKTRVFIDFVVGAFQK, encoded by the coding sequence ATGGAAACCCTTGCCAACCTCGAGTGCTTTGCCCGCAGCGCCGAAACCGGCAGTTTTTCGGCAGCCGCGCGATTGCTGGCCCTGACACCGGCAGCCGTCAGCCGCAACGTGGCGATGCTTGAACGCAACCTCGGTGTGCGGCTGTTCCAACGCTCGACCCGCAAGCTCTCACTGACCGAGGCCGGCGAGCGTTTTCTGGCGAGCATCGGCGGCAATCTTGAGGCGTTGCAGGCGGCAATCAGCGCGGTGAACAGTGATCGGGGTGAGCCCGCCGGGGTGCTTAAAGTCAGCCTCGCACCGACCTTTGGCATCGGTCATATCTTGCCGCTGTTGCCAGCATTCCTTGAGCAATACCCATTGATCCGACCGGAATGGCACTTCGAAAACCGCCCCGTGGATCTGATTGCCGAAGGCTATGACGCGGCCATCGGTGGCGGCTTCGAATTGACGCCCGGTGTGGTGTCGCGGACGTTGGCGTCGGCGCACGTGGTGGCGGTTGCTTCCCCGGCCTATCTGGCCGTGCACCCGGAGCCCGCGCATCCGGCGGACTTGTCCAGGCACAGCGGCATCGTGATGCGCGGCAGCCGCACCGGGCGGATTCGTCATTGGGTGATGCAGGACGGTGCGGGCCGTGAAGCGTCGGCGGATCTGAGTGAAAACATCGTGCTCAATGACCCGGCGGCCATGCGCGAAGCCGCGATACTCGGTCTGGGTGTGACGCTGCTGGTGTTGCCGGACGTGATCGCCAACCTCCAGCGCGGCGAACTGGTGCGCTTGCTGCCCCACTGGCACGCGGACGCGGGGCCGATTTCGCTGTATTACCCGAGCCGAACGCTGATGCCGGCCAAGACCCGAGTGTTTATTGATTTTGTGGTAGGCGCATTCCAGAAATAA
- a CDS encoding NADPH-dependent F420 reductase — MSTIGIIGAGAIGAAFARALSRKGIEVVIANSRGPQTLASLVAELGPTARAGTREEAAAQPIVLVAVNWSKLPAALAGLSDFGGRIVIDANNSIEAPSFKAVDLHGRMSSEVFAEWVPGARVVKAFNHLQARLLESDPGAEGGRRVLFMSGDDVEAKARVAALIDRLGFFGIDLGALSIGARLVQFPGGPLPALNLVKFA, encoded by the coding sequence ATGAGCACTATCGGAATCATTGGCGCTGGGGCCATCGGCGCAGCATTTGCCAGAGCCCTGTCGCGCAAAGGCATTGAAGTAGTTATCGCCAACAGTCGCGGGCCGCAAACCCTCGCGTCACTGGTGGCAGAGCTGGGGCCGACGGCGCGTGCCGGCACCCGTGAAGAAGCCGCCGCCCAACCCATCGTACTGGTGGCGGTGAACTGGTCGAAATTGCCAGCGGCGTTGGCGGGGCTGTCGGATTTCGGCGGGCGGATCGTGATCGATGCCAACAACTCGATTGAGGCGCCATCGTTCAAGGCTGTGGACTTGCACGGACGCATGTCCAGCGAAGTGTTTGCCGAATGGGTACCGGGGGCGCGGGTGGTGAAGGCGTTCAATCACCTTCAGGCGCGGTTGCTTGAAAGCGACCCAGGCGCGGAGGGTGGTCGCAGAGTGCTGTTCATGTCGGGGGATGATGTCGAGGCCAAAGCCCGGGTGGCGGCGCTGATCGATCGGTTGGGATTCTTCGGCATCGATCTCGGGGCGTTGAGCATCGGTGCGCGGCTGGTGCAGTTTCCAGGCGGGCCGTTGCCAGCACTGAACCTGGTGAAATTCGCCTGA
- a CDS encoding acetyl-CoA C-acetyltransferase: MQDVVIVAATRTAIGSFQGSLAGVSAVDLGAAVIRQLLAQTGLNPAEVDEVIMGQVLTAGAGQNPARQSAIKAGLPFTVPAMTLNKVCGSGLKALHLATQAIRCGDAEVIIAGGQENMSLSNYVMPGARTGLRMGHAQIVDTMISDGLWDAFNDYHMGITAENLAEKYNLTREQQDAFAAASQQKATAAIEAGRFADEITPILIPQRKGDPLSFATDEQPRAGTTAEALGKLKAAFKKDGSVTAGNASSLNDGAAAVILMSADKAKALGLPVLAKIAAYANAGVDPAIMGIGPVSATRRCLSKAGWSIDQLDLIEANEAFAAQSLAVAKDLEWDLNKVNVNGGAIALGHPIGASGCRVLVTLLHEMIKRDAKKGLATLCIGGGQGVALAIERA, encoded by the coding sequence ATGCAAGACGTCGTAATTGTTGCCGCCACCCGCACTGCCATCGGCAGCTTCCAGGGTTCCCTGGCGGGCGTGTCCGCGGTTGACCTCGGTGCGGCGGTGATCCGTCAGTTGCTGGCGCAAACCGGCCTGAACCCGGCGGAAGTCGATGAAGTAATCATGGGCCAGGTCCTGACCGCTGGTGCCGGGCAAAACCCTGCGCGCCAGTCCGCGATCAAGGCCGGCCTGCCGTTCACCGTACCGGCCATGACCCTGAACAAGGTCTGCGGCTCGGGCCTCAAGGCCTTGCACCTGGCGACCCAGGCGATTCGCTGCGGCGATGCCGAGGTGATCATTGCCGGCGGCCAGGAAAACATGAGCCTGTCCAACTACGTGATGCCGGGCGCTCGCACTGGCTTGCGCATGGGTCACGCGCAAATCGTCGACACCATGATCAGCGACGGCTTGTGGGATGCGTTCAACGATTACCACATGGGCATCACTGCCGAAAACCTGGCTGAAAAGTACAACCTGACCCGCGAGCAGCAGGACGCTTTTGCCGCCGCCTCCCAGCAAAAAGCCACGGCAGCCATTGAAGCCGGGCGTTTTGCCGATGAGATCACGCCGATCCTGATTCCTCAGCGCAAGGGCGACCCGCTGTCCTTTGCCACCGACGAGCAGCCACGCGCCGGTACCACCGCTGAAGCGCTGGGCAAGCTGAAAGCAGCGTTCAAAAAGGACGGTTCGGTGACGGCTGGCAACGCTTCGTCGCTGAACGACGGTGCTGCTGCCGTGATCCTGATGAGCGCCGACAAAGCCAAGGCCCTTGGCCTGCCGGTGCTGGCGAAAATCGCCGCTTATGCCAACGCTGGCGTAGACCCGGCGATCATGGGCATCGGCCCGGTGTCCGCCACCCGTCGTTGCCTGAGCAAGGCCGGCTGGTCCATCGACCAACTGGACCTGATCGAAGCCAACGAAGCGTTCGCCGCTCAATCGCTGGCAGTGGCCAAGGACCTGGAATGGGACTTGAACAAAGTCAACGTCAACGGCGGCGCCATCGCATTGGGTCATCCGATCGGTGCATCGGGCTGCCGCGTGCTGGTGACCTTGCTGCATGAAATGATCAAGCGTGACGCCAAGAAAGGCCTCGCCACCTTGTGCATCGGCGGTGGTCAGGGCGTGGCCTTGGCAATCGAACGAGCGTAA
- a CDS encoding CoA transferase subunit B: protein MALSREQMAQRVAREMQDGFYVNLGIGIPTLVANYIPEGMEVMLQSENGLLGMGPFPTEETIDADMINAGKQTVTARTGASIFSSAESFAMIRGGHVDLTVLGAFEVDVQGNIASWMIPGKLVKGMGGAMDLVAGADNIIVIMTHASKDGESKLLDHCSLPLTGAGCIKRVLTDLAYLEIENGAFILKERAPGVSVEEIVAKTAGKLIVPDHVPEMQFAAQ, encoded by the coding sequence ATGGCACTTTCCCGCGAACAAATGGCTCAACGCGTCGCCCGCGAAATGCAGGACGGCTTTTACGTGAACCTGGGCATCGGCATCCCGACCTTGGTTGCCAACTACATCCCCGAAGGCATGGAAGTCATGCTGCAGTCGGAAAACGGCCTGCTCGGCATGGGTCCTTTTCCTACTGAAGAAACCATCGATGCCGACATGATCAACGCCGGCAAACAAACCGTGACCGCACGTACCGGCGCTTCGATCTTTTCGTCGGCCGAGTCCTTCGCAATGATCCGCGGTGGCCATGTCGACCTGACCGTGCTGGGCGCCTTTGAAGTAGACGTACAAGGCAACATTGCCTCGTGGATGATCCCGGGCAAGCTGGTCAAGGGCATGGGCGGCGCCATGGACCTGGTCGCCGGCGCAGACAACATCATCGTCATCATGACCCACGCGTCCAAGGACGGTGAGTCCAAGCTGCTGGACCATTGCAGCCTGCCGCTGACCGGCGCCGGTTGCATCAAGCGCGTGCTGACTGACCTGGCGTATCTGGAAATCGAAAACGGCGCGTTCATTCTCAAAGAACGTGCGCCGGGCGTCAGCGTCGAGGAGATCGTTGCCAAGACGGCGGGTAAACTGATTGTTCCCGATCACGTCCCGGAAATGCAGTTCGCTGCCCAGTGA
- a CDS encoding CoA transferase subunit A, whose amino-acid sequence MAGFDKRVSSYEEAMAGLEDGMTVIAGGFGLCGIPENLINEIKRKGTRDLTVVSNNCGVDGFGLGVLLEDRQISKVVASYVGENKMFEEQLLSGAIEVVLTPQGTLAEKMRAGGAGIPAFFTATGVGTPVADGKEVREFHGRQYLMEESITGDFAIVKGWKADHFGNVIYRHTAQNFNPLAATAGKITVVEVEEIVEPGELDPAQIHTPGIYVDRVICGTFEKRIEQRTVRK is encoded by the coding sequence ATGGCAGGTTTCGACAAGCGCGTGAGTTCCTACGAGGAAGCCATGGCCGGTCTTGAAGACGGCATGACCGTGATCGCTGGCGGCTTCGGCCTGTGCGGGATCCCGGAAAACCTGATCAACGAGATCAAGCGCAAAGGCACTCGCGACCTCACGGTGGTTTCCAACAACTGCGGCGTGGACGGTTTCGGCCTCGGCGTGCTGCTGGAAGACCGGCAGATCAGCAAAGTTGTGGCCTCGTACGTGGGCGAGAACAAGATGTTCGAAGAGCAGCTGCTCAGCGGCGCCATCGAAGTGGTCCTGACCCCGCAAGGCACCCTCGCCGAAAAAATGCGCGCTGGCGGCGCCGGCATCCCGGCCTTCTTCACCGCCACTGGCGTCGGCACTCCGGTCGCTGATGGCAAGGAAGTGCGCGAATTCCATGGCCGCCAGTACCTGATGGAAGAATCCATCACCGGCGACTTCGCCATCGTCAAAGGCTGGAAAGCCGACCATTTCGGTAACGTGATCTATCGCCACACCGCCCAGAACTTCAACCCGCTGGCCGCCACCGCCGGCAAGATCACCGTGGTTGAAGTCGAAGAAATCGTTGAACCCGGCGAGCTGGACCCGGCGCAGATCCACACCCCAGGCATCTACGTCGACCGGGTCATTTGCGGCACGTTCGAGAAGCGCATCGAACAGCGCACCGTGCGTAAGTGA
- a CDS encoding LysR family transcriptional regulator, which produces MTVKQIRAFLAVAQSLSFAVACERLHLSQSALSLTIKALEDGLGGRLFTRNTRNVALTAEGESLVPLARRLIADWDNAEDELRQRFTLQRGRVTLAAMPSFAGNLLPPILKTFRARYPKVNVTVNDVINEQVLEMVRDRQVELGVAFEPTQSSSLAFTPLYMDRFVAIVPKDSPLVELDAIDWQTLLKEPFITLQRPSTVRVMLEEHLQARGMKLPVEFESHQLATVGRMVASGLGVSAVPALCAGQMQELGAHCITLRDPVVERAIGVLTKPGVELSAAAQALFDILKEGLGQQISLH; this is translated from the coding sequence ATGACAGTCAAGCAGATCCGCGCCTTCCTGGCTGTGGCCCAGAGTCTGAGTTTTGCCGTGGCGTGCGAGCGCTTGCACCTGTCGCAATCGGCGTTGAGCCTGACGATCAAGGCGCTGGAAGACGGGCTGGGCGGGCGCCTGTTCACCCGCAACACGCGCAACGTGGCGCTGACCGCCGAGGGCGAGTCGCTGGTGCCACTGGCTCGCCGGTTGATTGCTGACTGGGACAACGCCGAGGATGAGCTGCGCCAGCGCTTTACCCTGCAGCGTGGCCGCGTGACGCTGGCGGCCATGCCGTCGTTTGCCGGCAACCTGCTGCCGCCGATTCTCAAGACGTTCCGTGCGCGTTATCCGAAGGTCAACGTCACGGTCAATGACGTGATCAACGAGCAGGTGCTGGAAATGGTCCGCGACCGCCAAGTGGAGCTGGGCGTGGCGTTTGAGCCGACGCAGAGTTCGTCGCTGGCGTTCACGCCGTTGTACATGGACCGCTTCGTGGCCATCGTGCCCAAGGACTCGCCGCTGGTCGAGCTCGATGCCATCGACTGGCAAACGCTGCTCAAGGAGCCGTTCATCACCTTGCAGCGACCCTCTACGGTGCGGGTGATGCTGGAAGAACATTTGCAGGCGCGGGGCATGAAATTGCCGGTGGAGTTTGAAAGTCATCAGTTGGCGACCGTCGGGCGGATGGTCGCCAGCGGCTTGGGCGTAAGCGCGGTACCGGCGTTGTGCGCCGGGCAGATGCAAGAGCTCGGCGCACACTGCATTACCTTGCGTGATCCGGTGGTGGAACGGGCGATTGGCGTGCTGACCAAGCCAGGGGTAGAACTGTCGGCGGCGGCGCAGGCGTTGTTCGATATCCTCAAAGAAGGACTCGGCCAACAAATCTCCCTGCACTGA
- a CDS encoding NAD-dependent protein deacetylase: protein MLDRFLREQLEQLRQMMAEQPFVVLTGAGISTPSGIPDYRDNQGVRRGRQPMMYQEFLSAPQSRRRYWARAMLGWPRVRLAQPNVAHEALASLQSAQHISGLITQNVDTLHDQAGSHDVIELHGSLHRVLCLDCGERSERDSIQRLMEAQNPYLAGVDAVLAPDGDTLLDAAFEARFQVPHCPHCAGERMKPDVVFFGENVAQATAAKAMAAVEKAAGLLVVGSSLMAYSAFRLCRAVADQGKPLIAMNLGKTRADDILDLKIEGSCEKLLPLLAQKLST from the coding sequence ATGCTCGACAGATTCCTGCGCGAACAACTCGAACAGCTTCGCCAAATGATGGCCGAGCAGCCGTTCGTGGTCCTGACTGGCGCCGGCATCAGCACCCCGTCGGGCATTCCGGACTACCGCGATAACCAGGGCGTGCGACGCGGCCGGCAACCGATGATGTATCAGGAGTTTCTCTCGGCCCCGCAATCGCGTCGACGCTACTGGGCCCGGGCGATGCTCGGTTGGCCGCGCGTACGCCTGGCGCAGCCAAATGTGGCGCACGAGGCGTTGGCCAGTTTGCAAAGCGCGCAGCACATCAGTGGGCTGATCACGCAGAACGTCGACACCTTGCACGACCAGGCCGGCAGTCACGATGTGATTGAGCTGCATGGCAGCCTGCACCGGGTGCTGTGCCTGGATTGTGGCGAACGTAGCGAACGCGATTCCATTCAACGGTTGATGGAGGCGCAGAACCCCTACCTGGCGGGTGTCGATGCGGTACTAGCGCCGGATGGCGACACTTTGCTGGACGCCGCGTTTGAGGCTCGGTTTCAAGTACCGCACTGCCCGCATTGCGCAGGCGAGCGAATGAAACCGGATGTGGTGTTTTTTGGCGAGAACGTGGCGCAGGCGACGGCGGCCAAGGCCATGGCGGCGGTTGAAAAGGCAGCGGGGTTGTTGGTGGTCGGGTCGTCGTTGATGGCGTATTCGGCATTTCGGTTGTGTCGGGCGGTGGCGGATCAAGGCAAACCGTTGATTGCGATGAACCTGGGGAAGACTCGGGCAGATGACATTCTGGATCTGAAAATTGAAGGGTCCTGCGAGAAACTCCTGCCCCTGCTGGCCCAAAAACTGTCCACCTGA
- a CDS encoding class I SAM-dependent methyltransferase produces the protein MDEARLNDFMGKLVNDMGGAAMLANVILGEELGLYRAMADSQPISPETLAGKTGCNPRLVREWLSAHAASGYMEHRDGQFRLPEEQALALANEDSPVYVAGGIGVVASFFHDKDKLVKAMRGDGGLPWGDHHPCMFSGTERFFRPGYKAHLISEWLPALEGVVAKLEAGAKVADIGCGHGASTVIMAQAFPDSRFVGFDYHAPSVTVATQRAEEGGVAGRARFFQGTAKSYPGDDYDLVCYFDCLHDMGDPVGAAKHAYESLKPDGTVLLVEPFANDSLDDNITPVGRLFYAASTFICTPNSLSQEVGLGLGAQAGEARLRKVFTEAGFKTFRRATETPFNLILEARK, from the coding sequence ATGGACGAGGCCAGACTCAATGATTTCATGGGCAAACTGGTAAATGACATGGGCGGCGCGGCGATGCTCGCCAACGTCATCCTCGGCGAGGAACTTGGCCTGTATCGGGCGATGGCCGACAGCCAGCCCATCAGCCCTGAAACACTCGCCGGGAAAACCGGCTGCAACCCCCGACTGGTGCGCGAATGGCTCAGCGCCCACGCAGCCTCCGGCTACATGGAACACCGCGACGGCCAGTTCCGCCTGCCCGAAGAACAGGCCCTGGCGTTGGCCAACGAAGATTCGCCGGTGTATGTGGCCGGCGGTATCGGCGTGGTCGCCTCGTTTTTCCATGACAAGGACAAACTGGTCAAGGCCATGCGCGGCGATGGCGGCCTGCCTTGGGGCGATCACCACCCGTGCATGTTCAGCGGCACCGAGCGGTTTTTCCGGCCCGGCTACAAGGCGCACCTGATCAGCGAATGGTTGCCGGCCCTTGAGGGCGTGGTGGCGAAACTGGAGGCTGGGGCGAAAGTCGCGGACATCGGCTGTGGCCATGGCGCCTCGACAGTGATCATGGCCCAGGCGTTTCCGGATTCGCGGTTTGTCGGTTTCGACTATCACGCACCCTCCGTCACCGTCGCCACCCAGCGTGCCGAAGAAGGCGGCGTGGCCGGACGCGCCCGGTTTTTCCAGGGTACGGCCAAGAGTTATCCCGGCGACGACTATGACCTGGTCTGCTACTTCGACTGCCTGCACGACATGGGCGACCCGGTGGGCGCGGCCAAACATGCCTATGAATCGTTGAAACCGGACGGCACGGTGTTGCTGGTCGAGCCGTTCGCCAATGACTCCCTCGACGACAACATCACACCCGTGGGACGCCTGTTCTACGCCGCTTCGACCTTTATCTGCACGCCCAATTCGCTGTCCCAGGAAGTCGGCCTCGGGCTCGGCGCCCAGGCCGGTGAAGCGCGCTTGCGCAAGGTCTTCACCGAGGCCGGGTTCAAGACGTTCCGGCGGGCGACGGAAACACCGTTCAACCTGATTCTGGAGGCGCGTAAATAG
- a CDS encoding acetamidase/formamidase family protein, which translates to MTTLLSESKPVDRLRVDHYTQGIIGPSQPMLGPLADGGTLITGTPPGCWGPMITPAFEGGHEVTQPVAIAGAEVGDAVAIKIKSMRVTSLATSSGVMSFVEGRYNGDPFVSKFCSRCGTDHPASHVEGIGEDSIRCNNCGAEVSAFRFSHGYVIVFDAQNQVSLTVNQDVANRLAGNASEMSALPEFAAQHSILSLARADIPGVAAHMRPFLGNIGTTPSRDLPDSHNCADFGQYLINAPHRFGMTREELHAAKTDGHMDTNSIREGCVLICPVKVPGAGVYMGDMHAQQGNGEIAGHATDCSGETEVQVEVIKHLTLEGPILLQNLDDLPPMARPMTAEQRQKVRELGERWGQHEIEQSGPITFIGSGENLNVAVENGLKRAASVTGLPYDEVLNRATITGSIDISRLPGTVRVTFLCPMTVLDRIGIGHLVREKYDLA; encoded by the coding sequence ATGACAACGCTCCTGTCTGAATCCAAGCCTGTCGACCGCTTGCGCGTCGACCATTACACCCAAGGCATCATCGGCCCAAGCCAGCCCATGCTCGGGCCGCTGGCCGACGGCGGTACGCTGATCACCGGCACCCCGCCGGGCTGCTGGGGGCCGATGATTACGCCGGCCTTCGAGGGGGGCCACGAAGTGACGCAACCGGTGGCCATCGCTGGCGCGGAAGTCGGCGATGCGGTGGCCATCAAGATCAAAAGCATGCGCGTGACGTCGCTGGCGACGTCGTCCGGGGTCATGAGTTTTGTCGAGGGGCGCTACAACGGCGATCCGTTCGTCTCCAAATTCTGCTCCAGGTGCGGCACCGATCACCCGGCCAGCCACGTCGAAGGCATCGGTGAAGACTCGATTCGTTGCAACAACTGCGGCGCCGAAGTCAGCGCGTTTCGTTTCAGCCACGGTTACGTGATCGTGTTTGATGCGCAAAATCAGGTCAGCCTGACCGTCAATCAGGACGTTGCCAATCGACTGGCCGGCAACGCCTCCGAGATGTCGGCACTGCCGGAATTCGCCGCCCAGCACTCGATCCTGTCGCTGGCCCGCGCCGACATCCCCGGCGTCGCCGCGCACATGCGCCCGTTCCTCGGCAATATTGGCACCACGCCGTCCCGTGACTTGCCGGACTCGCACAACTGCGCCGATTTCGGCCAGTACCTGATCAACGCGCCACACCGTTTCGGCATGACCCGCGAAGAACTGCACGCGGCGAAGACCGACGGCCACATGGACACCAATTCGATCCGCGAAGGCTGCGTGCTGATCTGTCCGGTGAAAGTGCCGGGCGCCGGCGTGTACATGGGCGACATGCATGCCCAGCAGGGCAACGGCGAGATCGCCGGGCATGCCACCGATTGCTCCGGGGAAACCGAAGTGCAGGTGGAAGTGATCAAGCACCTGACGCTGGAAGGGCCGATTCTCCTGCAAAACCTTGACGACCTGCCGCCCATGGCGCGCCCGATGACAGCCGAACAGCGGCAGAAAGTCCGCGAACTGGGCGAACGCTGGGGGCAGCACGAGATCGAACAGAGTGGCCCGATCACGTTCATCGGCAGCGGCGAGAACCTCAACGTCGCGGTCGAAAACGGTCTGAAGCGCGCCGCTTCGGTCACCGGCCTGCCGTATGACGAAGTGCTTAACCGCGCGACCATTACCGGCTCGATCGACATTAGCCGCTTGCCCGGCACCGTGCGCGTGACCTTCCTGTGCCCGATGACCGTGCTGGATCGCATCGGCATCGGCCACTTGGTGCGTGAAAAATACGACCTGGCATAA
- a CDS encoding DUF692 domain-containing protein, giving the protein MQTSSTSTRATVGLGLRRGLMKDLQAARTGDFDFLEVAPENWIGIGGAHGHAFRTLAERFPLSCHGLSLSLGGPAPLDVGFLQEVRVFLDQYNVPLYSEHLSYCSDDGHLYDLLPLPFTEEAVHHVAARIRQAQDILGRRLAVENVSYYAAPQQDMDEVAFTNAVLREADCDLLLDVNNVYVNSINHGFDPQLFLAGIDSGRVVAMHVAGHFDESDTLKIDTHGASVKPAVWSLLAQAYGRFGAQPTLLERDFNFPAFSELVAELQSIRRLQTEGIHHG; this is encoded by the coding sequence ATGCAGACCTCATCCACATCAACCAGGGCCACCGTCGGGCTCGGCCTGCGTCGCGGCCTGATGAAAGACCTTCAAGCCGCCCGTACCGGTGATTTCGACTTCCTGGAAGTCGCGCCGGAAAACTGGATTGGCATCGGCGGTGCCCATGGCCATGCATTTCGCACCCTGGCCGAGCGATTTCCGTTGTCTTGTCACGGCTTGTCCCTGTCATTGGGTGGCCCGGCGCCACTGGATGTCGGGTTCCTGCAGGAAGTGCGGGTGTTCCTCGATCAATACAACGTGCCGCTGTACAGCGAACACCTGAGCTATTGCAGCGATGACGGTCACCTTTACGACTTGCTGCCGCTGCCCTTTACCGAAGAAGCCGTGCATCACGTGGCGGCGCGGATTCGCCAGGCTCAGGACATTCTTGGCCGGCGCCTGGCGGTGGAAAACGTTTCCTACTACGCCGCGCCACAGCAGGACATGGACGAAGTGGCATTCACCAACGCGGTGTTGCGCGAGGCCGATTGCGACCTGCTGCTGGACGTCAACAACGTGTACGTCAACTCGATCAATCACGGATTTGATCCGCAGTTGTTTCTGGCCGGCATCGATTCAGGCCGGGTGGTGGCCATGCACGTGGCCGGGCACTTCGATGAGTCCGACACTTTGAAAATCGACACCCACGGAGCCTCGGTGAAACCGGCGGTCTGGTCGTTGCTGGCGCAGGCCTATGGCCGATTCGGCGCGCAACCGACACTGCTGGAGCGGGATTTCAACTTCCCGGCATTCTCTGAGTTGGTCGCGGAGTTGCAGAGCATTCGCCGATTGCAAACCGAGGGGATTCACCATGGATAA
- a CDS encoding DUF2063 domain-containing protein: protein MDKPSLFEQQTHLGRYLRNPDHCAPPGEMNAARAQVYRDLIFANLSTLLSGTFPVLIKILGDEQWRALVRIFLRDYRARTPKFGEIAQEFVEFIAAQPPALNEGAWPPFMVELAHYEWVEMALQQSDAEPLPASDAGQLQDRPLQVSALAWPLAYAWPVQWVGPDYQPETPPAQPTLLLVRRAEDWSVKFSELSPLAWRLLQRIEQFPELEGRAQLEGLALEAGATGSAEFMASGAALLRQMHGEGVLGLA, encoded by the coding sequence ATGGATAAGCCGAGCCTGTTCGAACAACAAACCCACCTGGGCCGCTACTTGCGCAATCCTGATCACTGCGCACCACCCGGCGAAATGAATGCCGCACGAGCCCAGGTGTATCGCGACCTGATTTTCGCCAACCTGTCGACGTTGCTCAGCGGGACATTTCCAGTGCTGATCAAGATTCTTGGTGATGAGCAGTGGCGCGCACTGGTACGGATCTTCCTGCGGGACTACCGCGCGCGTACGCCGAAATTCGGCGAGATCGCCCAGGAGTTTGTCGAGTTCATTGCGGCTCAACCGCCAGCATTGAACGAGGGCGCATGGCCGCCGTTCATGGTCGAACTGGCGCATTACGAGTGGGTCGAGATGGCATTGCAGCAGTCTGATGCCGAGCCCTTGCCGGCAAGCGATGCCGGGCAGTTGCAGGATCGACCGTTGCAGGTCTCGGCGCTGGCCTGGCCGCTGGCGTATGCCTGGCCGGTGCAGTGGGTGGGGCCGGACTACCAGCCAGAAACGCCACCGGCTCAGCCGACGTTGCTGCTGGTGCGCCGGGCCGAGGACTGGAGCGTGAAGTTTTCGGAGCTGAGCCCGTTGGCGTGGCGGTTGTTGCAGCGGATCGAGCAGTTTCCTGAACTGGAGGGGCGTGCTCAGTTGGAAGGGCTGGCGCTGGAGGCCGGAGCAACCGGGTCGGCGGAGTTTATGGCCAGTGGTGCAGCGTTGTTGCGCCAGATGCACGGCGAAGGCGTTTTGGGACTGGCATGA